The proteins below are encoded in one region of Tursiops truncatus isolate mTurTru1 chromosome 12, mTurTru1.mat.Y, whole genome shotgun sequence:
- the SMIM28 gene encoding LOW QUALITY PROTEIN: small integral membrane protein 28 (The sequence of the model RefSeq protein was modified relative to this genomic sequence to represent the inferred CDS: inserted 1 base in 1 codon), whose amino-acid sequence MRELMGSSWKKFGHAGRGTYEWLTSEPSLPLLETHLQGTQKISSTKEDVEPFLCILLPATVLLFLAFLLLFLHRHCQASRPQGQVSSLDLPEHPPAGEVTDFLPGLLWSSEQTFPYSPLPGEVALLSCSPPSYEEATRNAPGGEAXGCGPSV is encoded by the exons ATGCGGGAACTGATGGGCAGCAGCTGGAAGAAGTTTGGCCACGCTGGCAGGGGGACATACGAGTGGTTAACCAGTGAACCGAGCCTACCTCTTCTGGAAACCCACCTGCAG GGCACCCAGAAGATAAGTTCCACCAAGGAAGATGTGGAGCCCTTCCTGTGCATCCTTCTTCCAGCCACTGTCCTGCTCTTCCTGGCCTTTTTGCTGCTTTTCCTGCATCGCCACTGCCAGGCCTCTCGGCCCCAGGGGCAGGTTTCCAGCCTCGACCTTCCAGAGCACCCGCCTGCAGGAGAGGTGACCGACTTCCTGCCAGGCTTACTCTGGAGCAGCGAGCAGACCTTCCCTTACTCCCCGCTGCCCGGGGAGGTAGCCCTTCTCTCGTGTTCACCACCCTCCTATGAAGAGGCCACCAGGAACGCCCCTGGAGGAGAGG CTGGATGCGGGCCTTCAGTATAA